A single region of the Aurantiacibacter sp. MUD11 genome encodes:
- a CDS encoding F0F1 ATP synthase subunit A, translating to MAGEAETAKVDPMYQFTIQPLLGENWDIAGYNIAFTNSALWMLITAVVLWIFMLGGMKRELVPGRWQMAVETFTGFIDDMLEANVGKAGRKYVPYIFSLFMFILFANLLGLLPLGLVGVHPFTFTSHFTVTGVLAIISFSIVLIVGFWKHGFHFFSLFVPHGTPLPMIPVIFPIELISFLVRPFSLGLRLFVAMMAGHVLLEVLSSFVIDGWNAGAQFGLLVGVPSFLLMVGICALEILVAAIQAYVFALLSSLYINDAENLH from the coding sequence GTGGCAGGCGAAGCCGAAACGGCCAAGGTCGACCCGATGTACCAGTTCACCATCCAGCCGCTGCTGGGTGAAAACTGGGACATCGCCGGATACAACATCGCTTTCACCAACTCGGCACTGTGGATGCTGATCACGGCCGTGGTGCTGTGGATCTTCATGCTTGGCGGCATGAAGCGCGAGCTGGTGCCCGGCCGCTGGCAGATGGCGGTGGAAACCTTCACCGGCTTCATCGACGACATGCTGGAAGCGAACGTAGGCAAGGCGGGGCGCAAGTACGTCCCCTACATCTTCAGCCTGTTCATGTTCATCCTGTTCGCCAACCTGCTCGGCCTGCTGCCGCTGGGCCTTGTCGGCGTGCACCCGTTTACCTTCACCAGCCACTTCACCGTCACCGGCGTGCTGGCCATCATCAGCTTCTCCATCGTGCTGATCGTGGGCTTCTGGAAGCACGGCTTCCACTTCTTCAGCCTGTTCGTGCCGCACGGTACGCCGCTGCCGATGATCCCGGTGATCTTCCCGATCGAGCTGATTTCCTTCCTCGTGCGCCCGTTCAGCCTCGGCCTGCGACTGTTCGTCGCCATGATGGCCGGCCACGTGCTGCTGGAAGTGCTGTCCAGCTTCGTGATCGACGGCTGGAACGCCGGTGCCCAGTTCGGCCTGCTGGTCGGCGTGCCCAGCTTCCTGCTGATGGTCGGTATCTGCGCGCTGGAAATCCTGGTCGCCGCGATCCAGGCCTACGTTTTCGCACTGCTCTCGTCGCTCTACATCAACGACGCCGAGAACCTGCACTAA
- a CDS encoding F0F1 ATP synthase subunit B family protein produces MPQIAQLAETYASQIFWLLLIFGFIYFVIGRGMVPRVMDTVGLRDKQIADDLAAAQSARDAADEAEEAWRKRENANREAAQALVNEAKAKAQASTEGKLAEVQSRIDTQLEEAEARINASRAEAAKEIETVAAEAAQDIAARLANVKVTKTVARTAVKKAMANG; encoded by the coding sequence ATGCCCCAGATAGCCCAATTGGCCGAGACATATGCCAGCCAGATCTTCTGGCTGCTGCTGATCTTCGGCTTCATCTATTTCGTCATCGGTCGCGGCATGGTGCCGCGTGTGATGGACACCGTGGGCCTGCGCGACAAGCAGATCGCTGACGACCTGGCCGCGGCGCAGTCCGCCCGCGACGCCGCCGACGAGGCGGAGGAAGCCTGGCGCAAGCGCGAGAACGCCAACCGCGAAGCGGCGCAGGCGCTGGTCAACGAAGCCAAGGCGAAGGCGCAGGCCTCCACCGAAGGCAAGCTGGCCGAAGTGCAGTCGCGGATCGATACCCAGCTGGAAGAGGCCGAAGCCCGCATCAACGCGAGCCGTGCCGAAGCCGCCAAGGAAATCGAGACCGTGGCCGCCGAAGCGGCGCAGGACATCGCTGCCCGCCTGGCCAATGTCAAAGTGACCAAGACCGTCGCCCGCACGGCGGTGAAGAAGGCGATGGCCAATGGCTAA
- a CDS encoding AtpZ/AtpI family protein, whose amino-acid sequence MTDEKPAREPIGEDARIDALEERLKAAREREEQRNQPQVQGSDASYKAGNKVLADLLGGLLGGTVVGYAIGWLTDTNPWALLIGLFLGIVVAFRNIIRTSSQPPKGD is encoded by the coding sequence ATGACAGATGAGAAACCCGCACGGGAACCCATCGGTGAGGATGCGCGGATCGACGCGCTCGAAGAGCGGCTCAAAGCTGCACGCGAGCGGGAAGAACAGCGCAACCAGCCGCAGGTGCAAGGCTCCGATGCCAGCTACAAGGCTGGCAACAAGGTGCTGGCAGACCTGCTTGGTGGGCTTCTTGGTGGAACGGTGGTCGGCTATGCCATTGGCTGGTTGACCGATACCAATCCCTGGGCCCTGCTGATCGGCCTGTTCCTCGGGATCGTGGTCGCTTTCAGGAATATCATTCGGACGTCCAGCCAGCCGCCCAAGGGCGATTGA
- a CDS encoding F0F1 ATP synthase subunit C, with protein sequence MDMEAAKLIGAGLAAIGAGMAAIGVGNVFGSFLESALRNPGAADGQQGRLFIGFAAAELLGLLAFVVAMILIFVA encoded by the coding sequence ATGGATATGGAAGCTGCCAAGCTGATCGGTGCCGGTCTTGCTGCAATCGGTGCCGGTATGGCCGCCATCGGTGTGGGTAACGTGTTCGGCTCGTTCCTCGAAAGCGCGCTGCGCAACCCGGGTGCTGCCGACGGCCAGCAGGGTCGCCTGTTCATCGGCTTCGCCGCTGCCGAACTTCTCGGCCTGCTGGCGTTCGTCGTGGCGATGATCCTGATCTTCGTCGCCTGA